TTCAAATAAGAAAAAATGGTGTAAATTAGCTGAAGTATTTCCAGATTTTATTGGAAACCCCCTTTATGAATGGATACATTTAGATTTAAGGAGAAATTTAAACATAAATGAAGAGATTTCTATCGATTCTGCAGAAAAAATCTGGGAACAATCAAAGGAAATACTAAAAAAAGATTCTTTTAAACCAGTAAATATAATCAAAAATGCTAATATAGAAAAGATGTGTATAGTAAGCGATGTTTTAGATAATCTAGAGAATTTTAAGAATATTAATACACCTTATAAGGTGCTGCCAGCATTCAGAACTGATAAAGCTTATAACATAGAAAGGGATGATTTCATAAATTTCAGTAATGAGCTTTGTGAAAAATTTAATAAAGATGCCTCATCTTTTGATGGCTTTTTAGATGCCTTATCTAGTGCATTATTATATTTTAAGGAGTTTGGCTGCCAAATTTCAGATCAGGGATTATTCATTCCATATGGTCATTATGTAGAAAAGGAAAGAGCAAAAGAAATTTATTATAAAAAACTATCACATAACGCATTGACTGACAAAGAGATAAAGGATTTTAAGGCCTTCATGCTTTTTTATCTAGGTGAATTATATAGTGAAAATAGAATGTCTGCCCAATATCATATAGGAGCAATAAGGGATTATAGAAAAAGCCTATTTGATAGTTTGGGGCCAGATTCAGGAGGTGATGTTTCAACAAACAATATAGAGATTGCTCTAAATTTAAAAGATTTTCTCAATCACTTTGACGGTAAATTTAATATAATACTGTATATATTAGACCCCTTTCATTTACCAACGATAGCAACGCTTGCAAGGGCTTATCCTAATGTATTTATAGGGGCGCCGTGGTGGTTTAATGACTCACCCTTTGGCATAGAGTTCTGCTTCAAATACATTTCATCTGTTGATTTAATTGCTAACTTTTCAGGTTTTACTACGGACTCGCGTAAAATAATATCCTTTGGTAGCAGGATTGAGCTATTTAGAAGGGTATTATCAAATGTATTAGGTGAATTCGTTGAAAAAGGTCAGGCTCCCTTCTCTAATATTTTAGAGTTAGCAAAAAAGATAGCCTCAAAGGATATTTTAATTAATTAGATAATTGTTATGAGTAAAGAATCGTTTTTCAAAAGATATGGGCCAGGGATATTCTTAATAGGTGCTAATATAGGAACTGGCTCAGTATCAACAATGAGTACTGTAGGTGCCTATTTTGGCTTAAAGCTTATTTGGGCAATAGTTTTATCATGTTTATTTACGTGGGTTATGGTAACAGTAATTGGCAGGGTTTCATGTTATAATACAACTTCTATATTAATACAATTCAAAAATCACTTTGGCTCATGGGCGTTAATATTAGTAGGTTTTGCTATAGCTTTTACACAGTTTTTTTCAACAATGGGTGTAATTGGTGTTGTAAGTGAAGCAACAGGAGAATTGTTAGAAATCAATAAATTATATCCAGCAGCTTTTTGGGGACTACTTATATTTCTAGCTATCTATTTTGGCAACTATGGAAGGTTTGAATCTATTTTGAAGTGGCTTGTTGCAATATTTGGCATAAGTTTTATTATAACATTATTTATAGTTTTATTTAAACAGGGCTTTAATTTTTTAGATTTATCTCAAGGTATTCCTAAAGGTGAATTTTCTGGCTGGGCAACAGCAGCTTGTGTTGGAACAACATTTTCAAGCGGTATCCTTATTATGCGTTCATATCTCATACTAGATAAGGGTTGGACTAAAATTGATTTAAAAAAAGAGTCAGTGGACGCATTAATTTCTGTTATTGGTATGGCTATATTAAGTATAGCAGTTGTAATGTGTGCTACAGCTGCCCTATATCATTCTGATATATTGAAAAATATTGCTCCCATAGATTTTACATCCATCCAGATGGCGGAAAATTTAAGACCACTAGCAGGAGAATATACTGTTTTGCTTTTTACTATAGGTATTATCGGCGCAGGTTTATCCTCGGCGCTACCTAACGCACTTGTATCAATTTGGTGTATCTCAGATATCTTCAAATTAGAAAGAAATTGTAAAAGGCCCTATTTTAGAATTTTAGGTGCAATATGGGCTTTTAGTGGTGTTTTAGGCATTTTAACAGGCAGACCAGTTCCAATTACCGTAATGGCACAAGCTTTGATTTTACTTGTTACACCTCTTATTTCAATACTTTCTGGATATATTGCTTTCAAGGATGGTCTTCTAGGTAAAAAGGGTACAATTTCTTACTATGTAATGATAATACTGTGTGTTGCTGCAATTTTATTTTCATTATCAATGTCATTGATTGGTTTTAAAAAAGTATTTTTTATATAGACGCTAAAAATTTTTTGAGGCTTTTGTTGATAAATATTATTACAGAGAAAGTTTTAATTTTAAATAGTTAATGAGGTAGATTATGAAAAGAACCAAAGTGCGCTTTGTTATTGCTATATTTATGTGGGCGGCAATTGCTATTAATTATCTTGATAGAACAGTTATGTCTGCTGCAACACCAGAAATAATGAGGGATTTAAAGATAGGCCCAGAGTTAATGGGAATAGTTATGTCTGCTTTTTTCTGGAGTTATGCAGCATTTCAAATACCAGCTGGTTTTGTGGCTGATAGAATAGGTCAAAAGCTTTGTTTGGGTATATCAGTTATATGGTGGTCTTTGGCAACAGTATTTACCGCTCTAGCAAGGAGTGTGGCAGGCTTAATAAATGCACGTATTTTTATGGGCATAGGGGAAGCTGGAGCATATCCGTGCAATGCTGGAATTACTGCTAAATGGTTTCCAGATAAAGAGCGT
This region of Deferribacterota bacterium genomic DNA includes:
- the uxaC gene encoding glucuronate isomerase, giving the protein MDDFLKDNYLLVNKPSIMIYEAIKDLPFYDIHNHVDINQLFENKNFEDIWQLEGETDHYVWELMRRRDVDERFITGSASNKKKWCKLAEVFPDFIGNPLYEWIHLDLRRNLNINEEISIDSAEKIWEQSKEILKKDSFKPVNIIKNANIEKMCIVSDVLDNLENFKNINTPYKVLPAFRTDKAYNIERDDFINFSNELCEKFNKDASSFDGFLDALSSALLYFKEFGCQISDQGLFIPYGHYVEKERAKEIYYKKLSHNALTDKEIKDFKAFMLFYLGELYSENRMSAQYHIGAIRDYRKSLFDSLGPDSGGDVSTNNIEIALNLKDFLNHFDGKFNIILYILDPFHLPTIATLARAYPNVFIGAPWWFNDSPFGIEFCFKYISSVDLIANFSGFTTDSRKIISFGSRIELFRRVLSNVLGEFVEKGQAPFSNILELAKKIASKDILIN
- a CDS encoding divalent metal cation transporter, translating into MSKESFFKRYGPGIFLIGANIGTGSVSTMSTVGAYFGLKLIWAIVLSCLFTWVMVTVIGRVSCYNTTSILIQFKNHFGSWALILVGFAIAFTQFFSTMGVIGVVSEATGELLEINKLYPAAFWGLLIFLAIYFGNYGRFESILKWLVAIFGISFIITLFIVLFKQGFNFLDLSQGIPKGEFSGWATAACVGTTFSSGILIMRSYLILDKGWTKIDLKKESVDALISVIGMAILSIAVVMCATAALYHSDILKNIAPIDFTSIQMAENLRPLAGEYTVLLFTIGIIGAGLSSALPNALVSIWCISDIFKLERNCKRPYFRILGAIWAFSGVLGILTGRPVPITVMAQALILLVTPLISILSGYIAFKDGLLGKKGTISYYVMIILCVAAILFSLSMSLIGFKKVFFI